Proteins encoded within one genomic window of Gadus chalcogrammus isolate NIFS_2021 chromosome 6, NIFS_Gcha_1.0, whole genome shotgun sequence:
- the LOC130383760 gene encoding TBC1 domain family member 10A-like yields MARIENGRQSIDTRSIRTISSSHTHIDDESSFGSDSELNGFVSERHTDKYGFIGGAQKYSEESAQDVPPEVLRQREVKWLDMLGHWDKWMVKRHDKVRLRCQKGIPPALRGRAWLYLSGGKVKREQNQGKFQELDSEAGDPKWLDVIEKDLHRQFPFHEMFVSRGGHGQQDLFRVLKAYTLYRPEEGYCQAQAPIAAVLLMNMPAEDAFWVLVQICEKYLPGYYSPGLEAIQLDGEILYALLRRVCPLAYRHLEKHKMDPILYMTEWFMCAFSRTLPWASVLRVWDMFLCDGVKIIFRVGLVLLKCMLGSREKLKACQGQYETMELLRALEPRYMQEGFLAREIVEVPVSARDIEREHHSQLKRWKKNRGELNFKSPPRMHGARVIMLAEPPRRQDLQQNPTIVVPVPPPTPQMKKAPKSREERSSIKKKKSGRKSSQTPEPIPNPYPIMEEPPPQTPPLLFTETHPASQPLPAQPLHSHSLPTEPLHSQSLPTEPLLSQPLPSQPLPSQTLPTQPLLTEPLLTQPLLTEPLLTEPLPSQPLPSQPLLTQPLLTQPLLTQPLPSQPLLTEPLTTQPLPSQPLPTQPLPTLPRPSQPLPLAQPEPPLPPTAEPLPTPGPDPSQPQQTPPIEPPLAAKESLLQRSTHSLSSTEQDTYL; encoded by the exons GGCCCAGGACGTGCCTCCAGAAGTGCTCAGGCAGAGAGAGGTGAAATGGCTGGACATGCTCGGCCATTGGGACAAATGGATGGTCAAGCGTCACGACAAG GTGAGGCTGCGCTGCCAGAAGGGGATTCCCCCGGCCCTGAGGGGCCGCGCCTGGCTCTACCTGTCCGGGGGGAAGGTGAAGAGGGAGCAGAACCAGGGGAAGTTCCAG GAGCTGGATAGCGAGGCAGGTGACCCCAAGTGGCTGGATGTGATCGAGAAGGACCTGCACCGCCAGTTTCCCTTCCACGAGATGTTTGTGTCGCGCGGAGGCCACGG gcagcaGGACCTGTTCCGTGTCCTGAAGGCCTACACGCTGTACCGGCCGGAGGAGGGCTACTGCCAGGCCCAGGCCCCCATCGCCGCTGTGCTCCTCATGAACATGCCTGCTGAG GACGCCTTCTGGGTGCTGGTCCAGATCTGTGAGAAGTATCTCCCTGGCTACTACAGCCCCGGCCTG GAAGCCATCCAGCTGGACGGGGAGATCCTGTACGCCCTGCTGCGCCGCGTCTGTCCGCTGGCCTACCGCCACCTGGAGAAGCACAAGATGGACCCCATCCTCTACATGACGGAGTGGTTCATGTGCGCCTTCTCCAGAACGCTGCCCTGGGCCTCGGTGCTCCGCGTCTGGGACATGTTCCTCTGTGACg GGGTGAAGATCATATTCAGAGTGGGCCTGGTGCTGCTGAAGTGCATGCTGGGAAGCCGTGAGAAGCTGAAGGCCTGCCAGGGCCAGTACGAGACCATGGAGCTGCTGCGAGCCCTGGAGCCCCGCTACATGCAGGAGGGCTTCCTGGCCCGGGAG ATCGTGGAGGTCCCCGTGTCGGCGCGGGACATCGAGCGGGAGCACCACTCCCAGCTGAAGCGCTGGAAGAAGAACCGCGGCGAGCTGAACTTCAAGTCCCCGCCCCGGATGCATGGCGCCCGCGTCATCATGTTGGCGGAGCCGCCGCGGCGCCAGGACCTGCAGCAGAACCCCACCATCGTGGTGCCGGTGCCCCCGCCCACGCCCCAGATGAAGAAGGCCCCCAAAAGCAGGGAGGAGCGGAGCAGcatcaagaagaagaagagcggCCGCAAGTCCTCCCAGACCCCGGAGCCCATCCCCAACCCGTACCCCATCAtggaggagccccccccccagaccccgccTCTGCTCTTTACCGAGACACACCCAGCCTCCCAGCCACTCCCAGCCCAGCCTCTCCACTCCCATTCACTCCCCACTGAGCCCCTCCACTCCCAGTCACTCCCCACCGAGCCCCTCCTCtctcagcccctcccctcccagcccctcccctcccagacACTCCCCACCCAGCCCCTCCTCACCGAGCCCCTCCTCACCCAGCCTCTCCTCACCGAGCCCCTCCTCaccgagcccctcccctcccagcccctcccctcccagccccTCCTCACCCAGCCACTCCTCACCCAGCCACTCCTCACCCAGCCACTCCCCTCCCAGCCACTCCTCACTGAGCCCCTCACaacccagcccctcccctcccagcccctccccacccaGCCCCTCCCCACTCTGCCCCGCCCCTCCCAGCCACTCCCCCTAGCCCAGCCGGAGCCCCCGCTCCCCCCAACAGCAGAACCGTTGCCCACGCCGGGGCCTGACCCTTCCCAGCCGCAGCAGACACCCCCAATAGAACCCCCGCTCGCTGCCAAAGAATCCCTCCTCCAGAGGTCCACCCACAGCCTGAGCAGCACGGAGCAGGACACCTACCTGTAG